A single Arachidicoccus sp. BS20 DNA region contains:
- a CDS encoding lantibiotic dehydratase — MKEKLFNFYEKVITRSPAFPYSILFSEENQTKKLEEVVVSLVSNGLFVESIYWSSPQLYQQVLNYKNESSNPIKNTKLMTTLKKYVIRASTRCTPYGTFAGCDIHNTFSKLPCNEKSAMRIARIDMALLHLIKNLIESDEKIWQHLRYKINETLYNIREQYRFIETIIENGQYNYQISSIEATAILEKIILLGKTKTISFADIKNLLYKQYTEEEIGGFMKTLIVNQFFISELSINPTGKNELDRFKTILREIQKKENIPNIKKYATLFSHIEQVITKLNSAPLGEVPYQEIEHLKKIIQEHGIKDVPEHLFHVDLLNPTSADITLSTSEINNIENAVSMMSKLSATITSHETTLNLFKKIFREKYDCAEIPLLEVLDPESGIGFLPRESIGDTVYNSVLGNINVPSKSEAVISLDKAQLWLEDILETITPHEMQHGICLEEYNLDSLEDKIKELPNQISITGTKLPSGNIYIQNIGGANANSLLGRFAYMNDEFNSFSKLLAEDEINSQKNTLFAEIAHTPEGRTGNVARRVKLYDYEIPILSSSSNNEQTIRLDDIHVSVIQDEIILRSARLNKRIVPRLNNAHNYSKSIIPVYKFLAALQHQGRTGLGINWGTIVNKKRFLPRISYKNIILHRATWYIQPRDIEIITSSNNPSLALKNFFRAWNVPQLICMTEADNELFIDTQNDSYIEILLEKIKKRSPVKLVEWLHHESNANNLHNVSQFILPVSKKEIKPISSFVPYLKSENNITKTFAPGSEWIYYKIYCGAFVSDSILNEVVKPTITSLLKMNIIKKAFFIRYKDPHYHLRFRMQLKAPCNKYHFATATSYFHEQLRPFYKDRSVWKIQMDTYEREIERYGSSSMLISENAFFQDSLLFLDCLSENDFTGNEQIRFLSGMKNVDKWLSLFGMDTASKLELCNRASDNFLLEFDKQLKLQLDMKYRMLKEPIHQFFQSNLFDDYFKTRDEQLNKLQLPQENLLSYIHMSQNRWFQTQQRLLEYMAYYFCRRHYTRLLYAN; from the coding sequence ATTTTCAGAAGAAAATCAAACGAAAAAACTCGAAGAAGTGGTGGTGTCGCTCGTAAGTAATGGGCTTTTCGTTGAAAGTATATATTGGAGCTCTCCCCAATTATACCAACAAGTGCTGAATTATAAAAACGAGAGTAGCAATCCAATCAAAAATACCAAGCTTATGACAACTTTAAAAAAGTATGTGATAAGAGCTTCCACCCGATGCACTCCTTACGGCACATTCGCCGGGTGTGATATTCATAACACCTTTTCAAAATTGCCATGCAATGAAAAAAGCGCAATGCGGATAGCCAGAATCGATATGGCTTTGCTTCATCTCATAAAAAATCTAATAGAATCGGATGAAAAAATATGGCAGCATTTGCGATATAAAATCAATGAAACTTTATATAACATCCGGGAACAGTATCGTTTCATAGAAACTATTATAGAAAACGGACAATACAATTATCAAATAAGTTCAATAGAAGCTACTGCTATTTTGGAAAAAATCATCTTGCTTGGTAAAACAAAAACCATTTCATTCGCCGACATCAAAAATCTGTTGTACAAGCAATATACGGAAGAAGAAATTGGCGGCTTTATGAAAACTTTAATTGTTAATCAGTTTTTTATCAGTGAATTAAGCATCAACCCGACCGGGAAAAACGAACTTGACAGATTCAAAACTATTTTAAGAGAAATTCAAAAGAAGGAGAATATTCCGAATATAAAAAAATACGCGACATTATTTTCTCATATTGAACAAGTCATTACAAAGCTAAATTCAGCTCCATTAGGAGAAGTTCCATACCAAGAAATTGAACACCTAAAAAAAATAATTCAAGAACATGGAATAAAGGATGTACCTGAACATTTATTTCATGTGGACTTACTTAATCCAACATCAGCAGACATTACTTTATCAACAAGTGAAATAAATAATATTGAAAATGCAGTAAGTATGATGAGCAAGCTGTCAGCTACAATTACTTCTCATGAAACAACACTTAATCTCTTCAAAAAAATTTTCCGGGAAAAATATGATTGCGCTGAAATTCCGTTGCTCGAAGTGTTAGACCCGGAATCCGGAATCGGATTTTTACCCCGGGAAAGCATTGGCGATACGGTATATAATTCTGTATTGGGAAATATAAATGTGCCTTCAAAAAGTGAAGCTGTAATTTCCTTAGATAAAGCGCAATTATGGCTGGAAGATATCCTCGAAACAATAACTCCGCACGAAATGCAGCACGGCATCTGCCTGGAAGAGTATAACCTTGACAGCCTTGAGGATAAAATAAAAGAATTGCCTAACCAGATTTCTATAACCGGTACGAAATTACCATCGGGAAATATTTATATACAAAATATTGGCGGAGCTAATGCCAACAGTCTGCTTGGCAGATTCGCTTATATGAATGATGAATTTAATAGTTTCTCTAAACTGCTTGCCGAAGACGAGATAAACAGTCAAAAGAACACCTTGTTTGCAGAAATAGCCCACACACCGGAAGGACGAACAGGCAATGTTGCCAGAAGAGTAAAGTTATATGATTATGAAATTCCCATACTATCTTCGTCGTCCAACAATGAGCAAACAATTCGTCTGGATGATATACATGTATCTGTAATTCAGGATGAAATAATACTTCGTTCAGCCAGACTTAATAAGCGGATAGTTCCCCGACTGAACAATGCACACAATTATTCAAAAAGCATAATTCCTGTGTACAAATTCTTAGCAGCATTACAACACCAAGGCAGAACCGGTCTTGGTATAAATTGGGGAACAATAGTAAACAAGAAACGGTTTCTTCCACGCATTAGTTATAAAAATATAATCCTGCACAGAGCTACATGGTATATACAACCTCGAGATATTGAAATAATAACATCAAGTAACAATCCGTCTTTAGCGCTTAAAAATTTTTTCAGAGCATGGAACGTTCCACAACTTATATGTATGACCGAAGCAGACAATGAATTATTCATTGATACCCAAAACGACAGTTATATTGAAATCCTTTTGGAGAAAATTAAAAAACGTTCTCCGGTTAAACTGGTTGAATGGCTGCATCATGAATCAAATGCAAACAACTTGCACAACGTGAGCCAATTTATACTGCCTGTATCAAAAAAAGAAATTAAACCAATATCATCGTTCGTTCCATATTTAAAATCTGAAAATAACATAACAAAAACTTTCGCTCCCGGCAGTGAATGGATTTATTACAAAATATATTGTGGCGCTTTTGTATCTGATTCAATTCTAAACGAAGTAGTGAAGCCGACAATTACTTCATTATTGAAAATGAATATTATAAAAAAAGCATTTTTCATTCGATACAAAGACCCTCATTACCACTTGCGGTTTCGTATGCAACTTAAAGCTCCTTGCAATAAATATCATTTCGCAACAGCAACAAGTTATTTTCACGAGCAGCTTCGCCCGTTTTATAAAGACAGGTCGGTGTGGAAAATACAAATGGACACTTATGAACGAGAAATAGAAAGATACGGAAGTAGTTCTATGCTAATAAGTGAAAACGCTTTTTTTCAGGACAGTCTTTTGTTTCTGGATTGCCTGAGTGAAAATGACTTTACAGGAAACGAGCAGATAAGATTCCTCAGCGGAATGAAAAATGTCGATAAATGGCTATCATTATTTGGAATGGATACCGCATCCAAACTTGAATTATGTAATAGAGCGTCCGACAATTTCTTGCTTGAATTTGATAAACAATTAAAACTTCAATTGGACATGAAATACCGGATGTTAAAAGAACCTATTCATCAATTCTTCCAAAGCAACCTCTTTGACGATTATTTTAAAACAAGAGACGAGCAATTAAATAAATTACAACTCCCGCAAGAGAATCTATTAAGCTATATACACATGAGTCAAAATCGCTGGTTCCAGACTCAGCAACGCTTGTTGGAATATATGGCATATTACTTCTGCCGGCGGCATTATACCAGATTATTATATGCGAACTGA